In the genome of Caulobacter flavus, the window GGGCTAACCCGCCTCCCGCCCCACTTCCGCCAGCAGCCAGTCGCGCACCTTGAGGATCCGCGCCAGGCGGGGCGCGTCGGCGCGCCAGACGACATGGTGGCCGGTCTCGACCTCGACCTCGCCGGCGAAGGGCCGCACCAGCCGGCCGTCGCGCAGATCGCGCTCGGACAGGCCCTGGCGCGCCAGGGCCACGCCGATCCCCTGCGCGGCCGCGTCAAGCATTACCGAGGTGTCGTCGAAGGCGATGCCGGTGATCATCTGCGGCGGCTCCAGCCCCATGCCCCGGAACCAGACGGCCCAGTGCACGCCGGTGTGGCGCAGCAGCGGCACGGTCAGGAGGTCGGCCGGACCGCTCATCGGGTGCGCCGCCAGAAAGCCCGGCGAGCAGACCGGGAACAATCGCTCGCCCAGCAGCGGGATCGACTCCAGCCCCTCCCACGGCCCGCGCCCGAAGCGCAGGGCGATATCGACGCCGTCGGAGCGCAGGTCGGCCTTGCGGTCCTCGATGCGCAGCTGCAGGTCGGGCTCGCCTGTGTCGGCGGCCAGGCGGGCCAGTCGCGTCACCAGCCAGCGGCTGGCGAAGGCGGCGGTGGCGCTGACCACCAGCGGTCCCTTCTGGGTCTGGCGGGCGCCCTCGACCCCGGCCTTGAGGATCGACAGCGCCTCGGCCACGTGTTCGGCCAGCCGCCGGGCGACGGGCGTGGGGACCATGTCGTTGCCCTCGCGCCGGAACAGGGTCGCGCCCAGCTCCTCCTCCAGCTTGCGGATCTGCTGGCTGACCGCGCCGTGGGTGACGTGCAGCTCGTCGGCCGCCCGGCTGTAGCCGCGATGGCGATAGGCCGCCTCCAGGGCGATCAGGGAACCGAAGGGCGGCAATCGCACGCGGCTGATCTCCGTTAGCTGGACTTACAACCTTGCGCAGAAGCCATCGTTCGTAAAGCTGCCCTGGATTTGAGATCGTCTCTGCGTGGCCGCCCTCCCCTGCGACCTCGCCTAACAGGAATGAGACGATGAAACTGCTGCTCGCCGGCGGCGCCCTGGCGCTCGCACTGATGGGCGCGCTCGAACGCGCGCCCTCCTCGCCCTTCCGCGCCGAGCCCTGGCCCGGCAGCGTGCCGGTGCACAGCCCGCGTTAGAACCCTCTTCTCTTCCCGTCATTCCCGCCCCAGCGTTGACGGTGATGGGCAGGGGCTGGACCGGAAACGCGCCAGCGGCTTTGCGCCGCTGGCCTCCCTCGTCGCGGGCCAGGGTGAGCAAGGCCTCAAGGTCCCCGAACAACTGCGCATGGACAGCGCCGCGACGGTCCCCAGGCGTTAGCACGATCCGGTCGATCAGGCCACGCAAAGCC includes:
- a CDS encoding LysR substrate-binding domain-containing protein, with protein sequence MRLPPFGSLIALEAAYRHRGYSRAADELHVTHGAVSQQIRKLEEELGATLFRREGNDMVPTPVARRLAEHVAEALSILKAGVEGARQTQKGPLVVSATAAFASRWLVTRLARLAADTGEPDLQLRIEDRKADLRSDGVDIALRFGRGPWEGLESIPLLGERLFPVCSPGFLAAHPMSGPADLLTVPLLRHTGVHWAVWFRGMGLEPPQMITGIAFDDTSVMLDAAAQGIGVALARQGLSERDLRDGRLVRPFAGEVEVETGHHVVWRADAPRLARILKVRDWLLAEVGREAG